The Ooceraea biroi isolate clonal line C1 chromosome 1, Obir_v5.4, whole genome shotgun sequence genome has a window encoding:
- the LOC105284104 gene encoding aminopeptidase N-like isoform X2: MPLHGIASVCVLTLLIADAAVIQKPNPNDKSVHYRLPNHTRPLLYDLKLNLHLAPDNFTFDGEVLVDIEILNRTRILTLHSKNLMIDENVTHLRVKTGFDFYIPVTYDHNNLTESLSLGFDEELPIGYYILYLRFVGALNDKPYGFYRSSYTDEAGNTVWFAGTNFIPTHARAAFPCWDEPALKATFKIAIKHRYDYTAISNMPVFEVSEIDEDDGKVWTYFGESPVMSTYLVGFLVSDFRNISNSDDTINVWARSSAISSVGFAHEVAQKAAIELERYTNGSIRVPKVDHVALPGLSNKEVQSWGLVTYREAMMLYKGNSNPIEAYKIADSITFQSIQQWFGNVVTPSWNNVWLNGGIIEYLKHYIIDKIYENWQFKQFFLVRVLHIMLFVDSTFDTQPLNMKLNTVDEISSKFHPYSYENRKASLFLRMLSHCLTEEVFHAGLIKYLNKHKYSVAEPEDLWSALQDALDESTLPKKKFNVQEVMDTWIGQKGYPLVTVIRDQQTGKMAFTQESFRPYENFYFNAQKNTSKMDVANTRWWIPINFATRSNPDFSSTVPTAWLSQKFDEFVITNDTAPQDWVIVNIQRTGFYSVNYDATNWLKIADYLDSENYLKVHALNRAQIISDAMNLMFANKLDPEIFMNITRYLRRETDYTVWNPLFVIFEDAIKFFAYNNGGELLKLYILDLMTNIVESLSVHDRPDDNYFTKITRYEVLERACACGHPMCLREAHAQLIAYLENPTEFANSTSFQKKQWIFCNGVKLANESVWYKLLYMYTEHSEPTAIDCLGHSKNLTIIENFLNMTISEDFPIPKQYVYRVFGSILAGDYPNIEMVIDFTTNHWDKLTAIYSLDDATDLLHHISWSVVSKKQIRKIKTLMEKFDLEADAITAREHNIDLLETIVNKIRLWLTHRNPCLSSGNTP, encoded by the exons ATGCCGCTACACGGAATCGCCTCGGTGTGCGTCTTGACGCTCTTGATAGCAGACGCTGCCGTTATCCAGAAACCGAATCCGAACGATAAATCTGTGCATTATCGGCTCCCTAATCATACCCGACCACTGCTGTATGATCTCAAATTAAATCTACATCTCGCGCCGGACAACTTCACGTTTGACGGCGAGGTGCTCGTGGACATCGAGATTCTGAACAGGACGAGAATCCTCACGCTGCACTCAAAGAACTTGATGATAGATGAAAACGTGACTCATTTAAGGGTGAAAACCGGATTCGACTTTTACATTCCCGTCACGTACGACCATAACAATCTCACCGAATCGCTGAGCCTTGGTTTCGATGAGGAGCTGCCCATCGGATATTACATCTTATATCTGAGATTTGTTGGTGCACTGAACGACAAACCATACGGATTCTATAGAAGTTCCTACACCGACGAAGCAGGCAATACAGT ATGGTTCGCCGGGACCAATTTCATACCGACCCACGCGCGTGCTGCCTTCCCGTGCTGGGACGAGCCGGCGTTGAAAGCTACTTTCAAGATTGCCATCAAGCACCGGTACGATTACACAGCCATCTCGAACATGCCAGTTTTCGAAGTGTCAGAgatcgacgaggacgacggaaAGGTGTGGACGTATTTTGGAGAATCGCCCGTCATGTCAACGTACCTGGTCGGCTTTCTGGTCTCCGATTTCCGTAATATAAGCAACTCCGATGACACCATCAACGTCTGGGCCAGAAGCAGCGCAATTTCCTCGGTTGGTTTTGCCCACGAGGTCGCTCAGAAAGCGGCGATCGAACTGGAACGATACACCAACGGCTCCATCCGGGTGCCGAAAGTCGATCACGTTGCGCTTCCTGGCCTATCGAATAAGGAAGTGCAAAGTTGGGGTCTTGTCACTTACAG GGAAGCTATGATGCTGTACAAGGGCAATAGTAATCCAATAGAGGCGTATAAAATTGCGGACAGCATTACTTTTCAGTCGATCCAGCAGTGGTTCGGTAATGTTGTTACCCCGTCGTGGAACAATGTATGGCTGAACGGAGGTATCATCGAGTATCTCAAACATTACATCATCGATAAg ATATATGAAAATTGGCAGTTTAAGCAGTTTTTCTTAGTCAGAGTGCTGCATATAATGCTTTTCGTCGATAGCACCTTTGATACGCAGCCTCTCAATATGAAGCTGAATACTGTCGACGAAATTAGTTCGAAGTTTCATCCGTATTCGTATGAGAATCGCAAAG CTTCTCTATTTTTGCGGATGTTGTCACACTGTCTTACCGAGGAAGTATTTCATGCGGGACTCATTAAATATCTTAACAAACA CAAGTATAGCGTGGCCGAGCCTGAAGATCTGTGGTCTGCTTTGCAAGATGCATTGGACGAATCAACGCTACccaaaaaaaaattcaatgttcAGGAAGTAATGGACACCTGGATAGGGCAGAAGGGATATCCGCTCGTAACAGTAATTAGAGACCAGCAAACGGGAAAAATGGCTTTCACGCAGGAATCCTTCCGACCGTacgaaaacttttattttaacgcACAAAAAAATACCAGCAAGATGGACGTCGCCAACACGCGATGGTGGATTCCGATTAATTTCGCGACTCGCTCCAATCCGGATTTCTCGTCAACTGTACCCACGGCCTGGTTGTCACAAAAATTTGACGAGTTCGTAATAACGAATGATACTGCACCGCAGGATTGGGTCATCGTGAACATTCAACGTACAG GCTTCTATTCCGTGAATTATGACGCGACAAACTGGTTGAAGATCGCTGACTATCTGGACTCGGAGAATTATTTGAAAGTGCACGCATTGAATCGTGCGCAAATAATTAGTGATGCGATGAACCTCATGTTCGCAAACAAATTGGATCCCGAGATTTTCATGAACATTACGAGGTATCTGCGACGTGAGACGGACTACACAGTGTGGAATCCGCTGTTCGTGATTTTTGAGGATGCGATCAAGTTCTTCGCTTATAATAACGGGGGTGAATTACTTAAA cTCTACATTCTAGATTTAATGACCAATATTGTAGAGAGCTTAAGCGTACATGATCGTCCCGAtgacaattattttacaaaaataacgaGATATGAAGTTCTTGAGAGAGCATGTGCATGTGGTCATCCTATGTGCTTACGTGAGGCTCACGCACAGTTGATCGCTTACTTGGAAAATCCAACGGAGTTCGCAAATAG TACTTCGTTCCAAAAGAAACAGTGGATATTCTGTAACGGTGTAAAGTTAGCAAACGAAAGTGTGTGGTACAAGCTATTGTACATGTACACGGAACACTCTGAACCGACAGCGATAGACTGCCTCGGACACTCGAAGAACCTGACTATCATCGAGAATTTCTTGAACATGACCATATCCGAAGATTTTCCAATCCCGAAGCAATATGTTTATCGTGTCTTCGGCTCTATATTAGCTGGCGATTATCCAAATATCGAAATGGTGATAGATTTTACTACGAATCACTGGGATAAGTTAACTGCCAT TTACAGTCTTGATGATGCCACGGATTTATTACATCATATTAGCTGGAGCGTTGTCTCTAAGAAACAAATTCGAAAG ataaaaacattaatggAGAAATTTGACTTGGAAGCAGACGCCATAACAGCTCGAGAACACAATATAGATCTGCTGGAGACGATAGTGAATAAAATTCGTCTATGGCTAACACATAGAAATCCATGTTTATCTTCAGGTAACACACCGTGA
- the LOC105284104 gene encoding aminopeptidase N-like isoform X1, giving the protein MMPLHGIASVCVLTLLIADAAVIQKPNPNDKSVHYRLPNHTRPLLYDLKLNLHLAPDNFTFDGEVLVDIEILNRTRILTLHSKNLMIDENVTHLRVKTGFDFYIPVTYDHNNLTESLSLGFDEELPIGYYILYLRFVGALNDKPYGFYRSSYTDEAGNTVWFAGTNFIPTHARAAFPCWDEPALKATFKIAIKHRYDYTAISNMPVFEVSEIDEDDGKVWTYFGESPVMSTYLVGFLVSDFRNISNSDDTINVWARSSAISSVGFAHEVAQKAAIELERYTNGSIRVPKVDHVALPGLSNKEVQSWGLVTYREAMMLYKGNSNPIEAYKIADSITFQSIQQWFGNVVTPSWNNVWLNGGIIEYLKHYIIDKIYENWQFKQFFLVRVLHIMLFVDSTFDTQPLNMKLNTVDEISSKFHPYSYENRKASLFLRMLSHCLTEEVFHAGLIKYLNKHKYSVAEPEDLWSALQDALDESTLPKKKFNVQEVMDTWIGQKGYPLVTVIRDQQTGKMAFTQESFRPYENFYFNAQKNTSKMDVANTRWWIPINFATRSNPDFSSTVPTAWLSQKFDEFVITNDTAPQDWVIVNIQRTGFYSVNYDATNWLKIADYLDSENYLKVHALNRAQIISDAMNLMFANKLDPEIFMNITRYLRRETDYTVWNPLFVIFEDAIKFFAYNNGGELLKLYILDLMTNIVESLSVHDRPDDNYFTKITRYEVLERACACGHPMCLREAHAQLIAYLENPTEFANSTSFQKKQWIFCNGVKLANESVWYKLLYMYTEHSEPTAIDCLGHSKNLTIIENFLNMTISEDFPIPKQYVYRVFGSILAGDYPNIEMVIDFTTNHWDKLTAIYSLDDATDLLHHISWSVVSKKQIRKIKTLMEKFDLEADAITAREHNIDLLETIVNKIRLWLTHRNPCLSSGNTP; this is encoded by the exons at GATGCCGCTACACGGAATCGCCTCGGTGTGCGTCTTGACGCTCTTGATAGCAGACGCTGCCGTTATCCAGAAACCGAATCCGAACGATAAATCTGTGCATTATCGGCTCCCTAATCATACCCGACCACTGCTGTATGATCTCAAATTAAATCTACATCTCGCGCCGGACAACTTCACGTTTGACGGCGAGGTGCTCGTGGACATCGAGATTCTGAACAGGACGAGAATCCTCACGCTGCACTCAAAGAACTTGATGATAGATGAAAACGTGACTCATTTAAGGGTGAAAACCGGATTCGACTTTTACATTCCCGTCACGTACGACCATAACAATCTCACCGAATCGCTGAGCCTTGGTTTCGATGAGGAGCTGCCCATCGGATATTACATCTTATATCTGAGATTTGTTGGTGCACTGAACGACAAACCATACGGATTCTATAGAAGTTCCTACACCGACGAAGCAGGCAATACAGT ATGGTTCGCCGGGACCAATTTCATACCGACCCACGCGCGTGCTGCCTTCCCGTGCTGGGACGAGCCGGCGTTGAAAGCTACTTTCAAGATTGCCATCAAGCACCGGTACGATTACACAGCCATCTCGAACATGCCAGTTTTCGAAGTGTCAGAgatcgacgaggacgacggaaAGGTGTGGACGTATTTTGGAGAATCGCCCGTCATGTCAACGTACCTGGTCGGCTTTCTGGTCTCCGATTTCCGTAATATAAGCAACTCCGATGACACCATCAACGTCTGGGCCAGAAGCAGCGCAATTTCCTCGGTTGGTTTTGCCCACGAGGTCGCTCAGAAAGCGGCGATCGAACTGGAACGATACACCAACGGCTCCATCCGGGTGCCGAAAGTCGATCACGTTGCGCTTCCTGGCCTATCGAATAAGGAAGTGCAAAGTTGGGGTCTTGTCACTTACAG GGAAGCTATGATGCTGTACAAGGGCAATAGTAATCCAATAGAGGCGTATAAAATTGCGGACAGCATTACTTTTCAGTCGATCCAGCAGTGGTTCGGTAATGTTGTTACCCCGTCGTGGAACAATGTATGGCTGAACGGAGGTATCATCGAGTATCTCAAACATTACATCATCGATAAg ATATATGAAAATTGGCAGTTTAAGCAGTTTTTCTTAGTCAGAGTGCTGCATATAATGCTTTTCGTCGATAGCACCTTTGATACGCAGCCTCTCAATATGAAGCTGAATACTGTCGACGAAATTAGTTCGAAGTTTCATCCGTATTCGTATGAGAATCGCAAAG CTTCTCTATTTTTGCGGATGTTGTCACACTGTCTTACCGAGGAAGTATTTCATGCGGGACTCATTAAATATCTTAACAAACA CAAGTATAGCGTGGCCGAGCCTGAAGATCTGTGGTCTGCTTTGCAAGATGCATTGGACGAATCAACGCTACccaaaaaaaaattcaatgttcAGGAAGTAATGGACACCTGGATAGGGCAGAAGGGATATCCGCTCGTAACAGTAATTAGAGACCAGCAAACGGGAAAAATGGCTTTCACGCAGGAATCCTTCCGACCGTacgaaaacttttattttaacgcACAAAAAAATACCAGCAAGATGGACGTCGCCAACACGCGATGGTGGATTCCGATTAATTTCGCGACTCGCTCCAATCCGGATTTCTCGTCAACTGTACCCACGGCCTGGTTGTCACAAAAATTTGACGAGTTCGTAATAACGAATGATACTGCACCGCAGGATTGGGTCATCGTGAACATTCAACGTACAG GCTTCTATTCCGTGAATTATGACGCGACAAACTGGTTGAAGATCGCTGACTATCTGGACTCGGAGAATTATTTGAAAGTGCACGCATTGAATCGTGCGCAAATAATTAGTGATGCGATGAACCTCATGTTCGCAAACAAATTGGATCCCGAGATTTTCATGAACATTACGAGGTATCTGCGACGTGAGACGGACTACACAGTGTGGAATCCGCTGTTCGTGATTTTTGAGGATGCGATCAAGTTCTTCGCTTATAATAACGGGGGTGAATTACTTAAA cTCTACATTCTAGATTTAATGACCAATATTGTAGAGAGCTTAAGCGTACATGATCGTCCCGAtgacaattattttacaaaaataacgaGATATGAAGTTCTTGAGAGAGCATGTGCATGTGGTCATCCTATGTGCTTACGTGAGGCTCACGCACAGTTGATCGCTTACTTGGAAAATCCAACGGAGTTCGCAAATAG TACTTCGTTCCAAAAGAAACAGTGGATATTCTGTAACGGTGTAAAGTTAGCAAACGAAAGTGTGTGGTACAAGCTATTGTACATGTACACGGAACACTCTGAACCGACAGCGATAGACTGCCTCGGACACTCGAAGAACCTGACTATCATCGAGAATTTCTTGAACATGACCATATCCGAAGATTTTCCAATCCCGAAGCAATATGTTTATCGTGTCTTCGGCTCTATATTAGCTGGCGATTATCCAAATATCGAAATGGTGATAGATTTTACTACGAATCACTGGGATAAGTTAACTGCCAT TTACAGTCTTGATGATGCCACGGATTTATTACATCATATTAGCTGGAGCGTTGTCTCTAAGAAACAAATTCGAAAG ataaaaacattaatggAGAAATTTGACTTGGAAGCAGACGCCATAACAGCTCGAGAACACAATATAGATCTGCTGGAGACGATAGTGAATAAAATTCGTCTATGGCTAACACATAGAAATCCATGTTTATCTTCAGGTAACACACCGTGA